From the uncultured Trichococcus sp. genome, one window contains:
- a CDS encoding GNAT family N-acetyltransferase, whose product MIRKATPADLPAIMEIINEAKVTLKASGIDQWQKGYPNEAVILQDINGGYSYVYLREGIPGATFAFFYGEDPTYRVITEGKWLTDNPYSVIHRITIKGTFRGQGVLGEIVEWAADESRKKGYTSMRIDTHPDNKSMQRALQKAGYTYCGHILTSIGDMRWGYEKVL is encoded by the coding sequence ATGATCAGAAAAGCAACGCCAGCGGATCTGCCTGCAATCATGGAAATCATCAATGAGGCGAAAGTCACACTGAAGGCGTCCGGAATCGATCAATGGCAAAAGGGCTACCCGAATGAAGCAGTCATACTTCAGGATATCAACGGAGGCTATAGCTATGTCTACTTGCGGGAGGGCATTCCGGGAGCAACCTTTGCGTTTTTTTACGGCGAGGATCCTACCTATAGAGTCATCACCGAAGGCAAATGGTTGACGGATAATCCTTACAGTGTCATCCATCGCATCACGATAAAAGGAACTTTCCGTGGTCAGGGCGTCCTTGGGGAAATCGTTGAATGGGCCGCGGATGAATCGCGTAAAAAAGGCTATACCAGCATGCGCATCGATACGCATCCCGACAACAAAAGCATGCAACGAGCCCTGCAGAAAGCCGGATATACCTACTGCGGCCACATCCTGACGAGCATCGGTGATATGCGTTGGGGGTACGAAAAGGTGCTGTAA
- a CDS encoding HlyD family efflux transporter periplasmic adaptor subunit, translating into MGKLKAILFKSKKSIIVTAVILLTLLVGGGTAYWWYQNAQVQQVSVQTAWKGQLAKYVPITGDIEASSRSSLYPSPTAKIVEVLAVEGQAVKKGDVLARVDSTEYRTQLEKQTINLANAEATLAYLSGSSAEMDKASSQNAVSQAGIALENARSNYSAAQGNLDDINTLNANAIKQANIALENARSNYATATSNLEARGTLYDNAVSQAQIALESAKANAAALTDKLYNVEIANANAVGQAELTLENAKAHYWIAKKNLDDLENALHEAECALETAKATFESAKLNLDIVKALYDSDPILYAVDYQFAQQAVTTAETAVWNAELAFDTAEMDYQAGYDAAKLAVIDAEMAVRSAEIALSNAKNAADAEYAAAEKAVSDSEAAVDNAEIALSNAESAGSLEYAAAEKAVSDSEAAVRNAEISVSNARSGAAVKYEAAIKAISDGEKAVRSAEIALSNLNTTAIFSSATAEERISNQADQIALLKTDLVYLNKKIEECDLKANVDGIVTKMDVVANEYPQVGDAIIVDGATEYVISLAVSQYDSVTMRVGQKATVKVKGVAAEYDGIVSEISQLAEKSATSADQDAKVAVKITITDPDENIKVGYEADAEIVTVERLDALRVNYEAVQIEAESGKAYVYVVDSGNRAEKRYIEIGLETEYDIEVVDGLVEGERYVADPNKDLVDGAKVKASGDAD; encoded by the coding sequence ATGGGGAAATTGAAAGCTATCCTATTCAAATCAAAAAAATCGATCATTGTCACGGCGGTCATTCTGCTGACTTTGCTGGTGGGCGGAGGGACTGCCTACTGGTGGTATCAGAATGCCCAGGTCCAGCAAGTGTCGGTGCAAACCGCCTGGAAAGGGCAATTGGCGAAGTATGTGCCGATAACCGGCGACATCGAAGCCAGCAGCCGGAGCAGCCTTTATCCTTCACCCACAGCCAAGATTGTCGAAGTGCTGGCGGTGGAAGGGCAAGCAGTCAAGAAAGGTGATGTGCTGGCGAGGGTCGATTCGACCGAATACCGCACCCAGTTGGAAAAGCAGACCATCAATCTTGCCAATGCAGAGGCGACGTTAGCCTATCTATCCGGGAGCAGCGCAGAAATGGACAAGGCATCTTCCCAAAATGCGGTGAGCCAAGCGGGGATTGCGTTGGAAAATGCCCGATCCAATTACAGTGCGGCGCAAGGTAATCTTGATGACATCAATACGCTCAACGCGAATGCCATCAAGCAGGCGAACATAGCCCTGGAGAATGCCCGGTCGAATTATGCCACGGCCACCTCCAATCTGGAGGCGCGGGGAACGCTCTACGACAATGCGGTGAGCCAAGCTCAAATAGCCTTGGAGAGCGCCAAAGCGAACGCTGCAGCATTAACGGATAAACTGTATAACGTCGAAATAGCCAACGCGAATGCGGTCGGCCAAGCCGAACTGACTTTGGAAAATGCCAAGGCGCATTACTGGATCGCAAAAAAGAATTTGGATGATCTGGAAAATGCCCTGCATGAAGCCGAATGTGCGTTGGAGACTGCTAAAGCAACCTTTGAGAGTGCAAAACTAAATCTGGATATCGTCAAAGCCTTGTATGATTCCGATCCGATTCTGTATGCAGTGGACTATCAGTTTGCGCAACAGGCTGTCACCACTGCCGAAACGGCGGTATGGAACGCCGAACTGGCTTTTGACACCGCTGAAATGGACTATCAAGCCGGCTATGATGCGGCGAAATTGGCGGTGATCGATGCCGAAATGGCTGTCCGCAGCGCGGAAATCGCGCTTTCGAATGCCAAAAACGCAGCCGACGCTGAATATGCTGCAGCCGAAAAGGCGGTTTCGGACAGCGAAGCCGCTGTGGACAACGCGGAAATCGCTCTTTCGAACGCCGAAAGCGCGGGCTCTCTTGAATATGCGGCAGCCGAAAAAGCCGTCAGCGACAGCGAAGCCGCTGTCCGCAATGCGGAAATCAGCGTTTCAAATGCCAGAAGCGGTGCGGCCGTAAAGTATGAGGCGGCGATCAAGGCGATCAGTGATGGCGAAAAAGCCGTCCGGAGCGCGGAAATCGCTCTTTCGAATCTGAACACCACGGCAATCTTTTCGAGTGCAACGGCGGAGGAAAGGATCTCCAATCAAGCCGACCAGATTGCTCTCCTGAAAACGGACCTCGTCTATTTGAACAAAAAAATCGAGGAGTGCGATTTGAAAGCCAATGTCGACGGCATTGTGACGAAGATGGATGTAGTGGCGAACGAATATCCTCAGGTCGGCGATGCCATCATCGTCGACGGGGCGACCGAATATGTGATCAGCTTGGCTGTCAGCCAGTATGACAGCGTCACTATGCGGGTAGGCCAAAAGGCGACCGTCAAGGTGAAAGGGGTCGCTGCGGAATACGATGGGATTGTCTCGGAAATCAGCCAATTGGCGGAAAAATCCGCGACTTCAGCTGATCAGGATGCGAAAGTTGCTGTAAAAATAACGATTACCGATCCTGATGAAAACATCAAGGTGGGCTATGAAGCCGACGCGGAAATCGTCACGGTCGAAAGGCTCGATGCCCTGCGCGTGAACTATGAGGCCGTTCAAATCGAAGCGGAATCCGGAAAAGCGTATGTATATGTTGTGGACAGCGGAAACCGAGCCGAAAAAAGATACATCGAAATCGGGCTGGAAACAGAATATGACATCGAAGTAGTCGACGGTCTGGTGGAAGGGGAGCGATATGTCGCTGATCCGAACAAGGATCTTGTGGACGGTGCCAAGGTAAAGGCTAGCGGGGACGCCGATTGA
- a CDS encoding ABC transporter ATP-binding protein produces the protein MITMTNVTKTYKTGDVETYALKDVNLTIEEGEFVVILGPSGSGKSTLLNVISGLDTVTSGEITFRGETLTNLDEEEMTAFRRKHLGFIFQQYNLLQNLNVYENIQIGSDIGTAPLDITDLLEKVGLEKARNKYPSQLSGGEQQRVSIVRSLAKNPDIIFCDEPTGSLDEENSKKILQLLQDLNEDYNKTVIVITHNLGISEMADKVIKMNSGEITEVTLNKVKKNAQDISWG, from the coding sequence ATGATAACGATGACCAACGTGACGAAAACTTACAAGACCGGTGATGTGGAAACCTACGCCCTGAAAGACGTCAATCTCACCATCGAAGAAGGCGAATTTGTCGTCATCCTCGGACCCAGCGGCAGCGGAAAGAGTACCCTGTTGAACGTCATCAGCGGCTTGGATACCGTCACTTCGGGGGAAATCACCTTCCGGGGCGAGACGCTGACAAACCTGGATGAAGAAGAGATGACAGCCTTCAGAAGGAAACATCTGGGCTTCATATTCCAGCAATACAACCTGCTGCAGAACCTGAACGTCTACGAGAATATCCAAATCGGCTCGGACATCGGCACCGCTCCGCTCGACATAACCGATCTGCTTGAAAAGGTCGGTCTGGAAAAAGCCCGCAACAAATATCCCAGCCAACTCTCAGGAGGGGAGCAGCAGCGGGTTTCGATCGTCAGGAGCTTGGCCAAAAATCCCGACATCATCTTCTGCGACGAACCCACCGGCTCGCTGGATGAGGAAAATTCAAAGAAAATTCTGCAGCTGCTGCAGGATCTGAACGAGGACTACAATAAAACCGTCATTGTGATCACCCATAACTTGGGCATCTCCGAAATGGCGGACAAGGTCATCAAGATGAACTCCGGGGAAATCACGGAAGTCACCCTCAACAAAGTCAAAAAGAATGCCCAGGACATCTCTTGGGGATAG
- a CDS encoding ABC transporter permease yields MLLKNVIKTLRKKWMQLVAIGFIIILSSATYTMMFYGLSGIEEPTEAYLADYNQEDFAVEMLNRVTLEEAAYPIAAALLARGFYSLSDIKKVEPATFYKLMDNRIAEFEASYRDVSLELREYKNTSYTYQGQSHKALLVKDGETINLSYMEEGRKPSADNEVAVTKVYADKNGLTIGDALIIKNKSYRVTGFVLFPEYTLPMFDETFNLDTGLQTLLLMSDKEYENFDDKESFRLAGMNLTEENIDTAYDKEELPFVSQITDTQTSMRSGAIYDELTQGKVMALGLSVFIAAIAVIIVSILIYNLLHAERGQIGILKALGYRRSEIAWPYFVAMMVFAALMLILGYFIGSLYSDPLKRLYLDFYLLPQVKIAQSFTVFATAILVPLLFFSLVSGIIIYRILGESALELLKPHQARSINRIGRYLSRVLSKAKGSTKFKYLHAIKSTGSFFIFFLGIMFSTILMSFSFMMGGMVDRMTVDYLNKVGYEYEAYLDVTQRLPETRPGDEKFLIYPFASLDDNLVSLQGLSSRNKLYSLYDEEGNNITVNIQNGAVITKRLSIKLGIAEGDTIRLEVNDDTFPFLVKGVTDEYISDKVYLNIEKLSNMLSENSTSRLYSGIYASRKPSDVYYSTIISKSGLIEQSKAMSNYTQFISNVMIGGSAVIAASILFVLTSFTVEKNYYVISLLKVMGYKRKEVNAMILNSYFFYALISYLISIPIALGILNLMMRFFTEEYGVILPLQYRPIFMLQTLAILVLIFFAGTSISRRKIAKIPLQEVLKAYQE; encoded by the coding sequence ATGCTGCTGAAAAATGTCATCAAAACCTTGCGAAAAAAATGGATGCAGCTGGTTGCCATCGGCTTCATCATCATCCTGAGCTCCGCCACCTACACCATGATGTTCTACGGATTGAGCGGCATCGAAGAACCGACGGAAGCGTACTTGGCGGATTACAACCAGGAGGACTTCGCCGTCGAGATGCTGAACCGGGTCACATTGGAAGAGGCAGCCTACCCCATCGCAGCCGCGCTGCTGGCCAGAGGCTTCTACTCGCTCAGCGACATCAAGAAAGTCGAACCCGCCACTTTCTACAAGCTTATGGACAACCGGATCGCCGAGTTTGAAGCAAGCTACCGCGATGTCAGCCTCGAACTGAGGGAATACAAAAACACATCCTACACTTACCAAGGGCAGTCGCATAAAGCGTTGCTCGTGAAGGATGGCGAAACAATCAATCTCTCCTATATGGAGGAAGGACGCAAACCCTCAGCCGACAACGAAGTCGCCGTCACCAAGGTCTATGCCGACAAGAACGGCCTCACCATCGGGGACGCCCTTATCATCAAAAACAAAAGCTACCGCGTGACGGGCTTTGTGCTTTTCCCGGAATACACCCTCCCTATGTTCGATGAAACCTTCAACTTGGATACCGGGCTGCAGACTTTGCTGCTCATGTCGGATAAAGAGTACGAGAACTTCGACGACAAGGAGAGTTTCCGTTTAGCGGGCATGAACCTGACCGAGGAAAACATAGACACTGCCTACGATAAAGAGGAACTGCCTTTCGTCAGCCAGATTACGGATACGCAGACCAGCATGAGGAGCGGTGCCATCTACGATGAACTCACCCAAGGAAAAGTCATGGCTTTGGGGCTCAGCGTCTTTATCGCGGCCATCGCGGTCATCATCGTATCGATCCTGATCTACAACCTGCTCCATGCGGAAAGAGGCCAGATCGGCATCCTCAAGGCGCTCGGCTACCGCCGTTCGGAAATAGCCTGGCCCTATTTCGTCGCGATGATGGTCTTTGCCGCCCTGATGCTGATCTTGGGCTACTTCATCGGATCGCTCTATTCCGATCCGTTGAAGCGCTTGTATCTGGATTTCTATCTCCTGCCCCAAGTCAAGATTGCCCAGAGCTTCACCGTCTTCGCTACGGCGATCCTGGTGCCGCTCCTCTTCTTCTCCTTGGTTTCCGGGATCATCATCTACCGGATTCTCGGCGAGAGTGCCTTGGAGCTGCTGAAGCCGCATCAGGCCAGGTCAATCAACCGGATCGGCAGATACCTCAGCCGGGTCCTTTCCAAGGCGAAAGGCAGCACGAAATTCAAATATCTGCACGCCATCAAGAGCACCGGCAGCTTCTTCATCTTCTTCTTGGGCATCATGTTCTCGACGATCCTGATGAGCTTTTCCTTCATGATGGGCGGCATGGTCGATCGGATGACGGTCGACTACCTGAACAAAGTCGGCTACGAGTATGAGGCTTATCTCGATGTCACGCAAAGGCTGCCCGAAACGCGGCCCGGGGATGAAAAATTCCTCATTTATCCTTTCGCCTCGCTGGACGACAACCTGGTATCGCTGCAAGGACTGTCTTCACGCAACAAACTTTACAGCCTGTACGATGAGGAAGGCAACAACATCACCGTGAACATCCAGAACGGCGCCGTGATCACGAAAAGGCTCAGCATCAAGCTCGGCATCGCAGAAGGGGACACCATCCGGCTGGAAGTGAACGACGACACCTTCCCTTTCCTTGTCAAAGGCGTGACCGATGAATACATTTCCGACAAGGTGTACCTGAACATCGAAAAACTCAGCAATATGCTGTCGGAAAACAGCACTTCACGTTTATACAGCGGCATCTATGCCAGCCGAAAGCCTTCCGATGTCTACTACAGCACGATCATAAGCAAGTCCGGGCTCATCGAACAATCGAAGGCGATGTCCAACTATACCCAGTTCATTTCGAACGTCATGATCGGCGGCTCGGCAGTCATCGCTGCGAGCATCCTCTTCGTGCTCACTTCCTTCACCGTCGAAAAAAATTACTATGTGATTTCGCTGCTCAAAGTGATGGGTTACAAGCGCAAGGAGGTCAACGCGATGATCCTGAACAGCTATTTCTTTTATGCCTTGATCTCCTACCTGATCAGCATCCCCATCGCTTTGGGCATTCTGAACCTGATGATGCGGTTCTTCACTGAGGAATACGGCGTCATCCTACCTTTGCAGTACAGACCGATTTTTATGCTGCAGACTTTAGCGATCCTGGTACTCATCTTCTTCGCCGGCACCTCCATAAGCAGGCGAAAAATCGCCAAAATCCCGCTCCAGGAAGTCCTCAAAGCTTATCAGGAATAA
- a CDS encoding LysR family transcriptional regulator, producing MNLQQLRYVITVAKYGTFREAARQLYMAQSSLSSSIKDLEEEYGIQIFERSKKGIEITKEGAMLLEFADQIVAQADQLDYRYLRATENRRLFSVSSQHYDFASEGFARLVSEKKEESLNFRFLETSTSKVMEDVRDAVSEVGFIYLNDFNGKVIKQYLEAFDLKFDPLIAFQPHVFLSEYHPLAKKERITQEELHPYPVISFDQSKNSTLQLMEESIQVDQNVQRISASDRATVLNLLSVTNGYLVGSGLLKSNTQDHIIVVPMDVDQKNTIGFIYSKVRPLSAISKRYMEIVRELLAGDQRIELTDHID from the coding sequence ATGAATCTTCAGCAATTGCGATATGTCATCACAGTGGCGAAATACGGCACTTTTCGGGAAGCCGCAAGGCAATTATATATGGCGCAGTCCAGTCTGTCGTCAAGCATCAAAGACCTGGAGGAAGAATATGGCATCCAGATCTTCGAGCGTTCCAAAAAAGGCATCGAAATAACCAAAGAAGGGGCTATGCTTTTGGAATTCGCTGATCAGATCGTAGCCCAAGCGGACCAGCTGGATTACCGCTATCTGCGTGCAACCGAAAACAGGAGACTGTTTTCCGTTTCCAGTCAACACTATGATTTTGCTTCGGAAGGCTTTGCCCGACTGGTTTCGGAAAAGAAAGAGGAATCGTTGAATTTCCGTTTCCTGGAGACAAGCACTTCGAAAGTGATGGAAGATGTGCGGGATGCTGTCAGTGAAGTCGGCTTCATCTATCTGAATGATTTCAACGGGAAGGTCATCAAACAGTATCTCGAAGCATTCGACCTGAAATTCGATCCGCTGATCGCGTTCCAACCGCATGTATTCCTCAGCGAGTACCACCCGTTGGCGAAGAAGGAGAGAATAACGCAGGAGGAACTCCATCCGTACCCGGTCATTTCCTTCGATCAAAGCAAAAACAGCACGCTGCAGCTGATGGAGGAATCGATCCAGGTCGACCAGAATGTCCAACGGATCAGCGCCAGCGACCGCGCGACCGTATTGAATCTGCTGTCTGTGACGAATGGCTACTTGGTCGGATCCGGTCTACTGAAATCGAACACGCAGGATCATATCATCGTTGTGCCGATGGATGTCGATCAAAAAAACACGATCGGTTTCATCTATTCGAAAGTGCGGCCGCTCAGCGCAATCTCCAAGCGCTACATGGAGATCGTGAGGGAATTGTTGGCAGGTGATCAACGCATCGAGCTGACTGACCATATAGACTAA
- a CDS encoding excinuclease ABC subunit UvrA — protein sequence MDHISIIGAKEGNLKNITVDLPRNKWIVLTGVSGSGKTTLAMDVLYQECQRQYLEAIGYQGIRKPDIDAVRNVSPAIQIKQQASNKNPRSTVGTVTDIYTDLRMLFEKLSTRECPNCGKKIGSGECREETEKTADDFKVFQYCPNCNHRMEKLTRTHFSYNTREGACATCQGMGEVMMVAEEKVLREELALEEGAIVFWEKRYRDYQLESFYAACDHFGIPLNKNTPVKDLTPAQRVLLLQGAESEEVHRLFPDVPVPRTIAEGRYEGVLPNLWRRMADQKGSSKLRENYFESVICPECHGERLNELSSSVTVNGTRLPELSASSLTSLTNWVSKLEENLKHSEQLLAGVYVTDLKTKLKRILKLGLGYLSLDRQTMTLSGGEAQRLRLAAVLDSDLTGVIYILDEPTISLHPKDTEGLLIVLRSLRDKGNTVLVIEHDTVVMEAADYLVDIGPGAGKYGGEVIGSGTLQQIKEQATSITGAYLNRKPEAREFFRKGSGAFIEVRQANKHNLQNLTVRFPIGCMVCVTGVSGSGKSTLVFDVLAKGDTAPSEEKNQVCGTSSFDRIVVVEQAPLTRMKRSNVATYSDAYTEIRKIFGRQQTAIEKGFSVNHFSFNVKGGRCDHCEGLGVVTNNLLFFEDQEVPCPVCSGKRFKDEVLSVTYRGHSITAVLGLSVEEGAELFADSPKISDILTLLQDVGLGYLELGQTTTTLSGGEAQRLKLAVELLANRGKRNLYLIDEPTTGLHPLDVEKFLKLLDRMVDSGSTVVVVEHNQQIIGAADWIIDLGPGGGTAGGKVIAEGTPSAIRKDKNSVTGKFI from the coding sequence ATGGACCATATCAGCATCATCGGCGCCAAAGAAGGGAATCTGAAAAACATCACGGTGGACTTGCCCCGGAACAAATGGATCGTCCTCACAGGGGTATCTGGTTCCGGGAAAACGACGCTGGCGATGGATGTGCTCTATCAGGAATGCCAACGTCAATATCTGGAGGCGATCGGCTACCAAGGGATCCGCAAGCCGGACATCGATGCGGTCCGCAATGTGTCTCCCGCCATCCAAATTAAGCAACAGGCTTCCAATAAAAATCCGCGTTCGACTGTGGGAACGGTCACGGACATCTATACCGATCTGCGGATGCTGTTCGAGAAGCTGAGTACAAGGGAGTGCCCCAATTGCGGGAAGAAAATCGGTTCGGGAGAGTGCCGCGAGGAAACCGAAAAGACCGCCGATGACTTCAAGGTTTTCCAGTATTGTCCTAACTGTAACCACCGGATGGAGAAACTGACCCGCACCCATTTTTCCTACAATACCCGAGAAGGTGCCTGCGCAACTTGCCAGGGCATGGGGGAGGTAATGATGGTTGCTGAAGAGAAGGTGCTCCGTGAAGAGCTGGCGCTTGAAGAGGGCGCGATCGTTTTTTGGGAAAAACGCTACCGTGATTATCAACTGGAATCGTTCTATGCCGCTTGTGACCATTTTGGGATTCCGCTAAATAAGAATACACCCGTAAAAGATTTAACGCCAGCTCAGCGCGTGCTGTTGCTGCAGGGGGCCGAAAGTGAAGAAGTGCATCGGCTGTTCCCGGATGTGCCGGTGCCCCGAACGATTGCCGAAGGCCGCTATGAAGGTGTCTTGCCGAACCTTTGGCGCAGAATGGCAGATCAAAAAGGGAGTTCCAAACTCCGGGAAAACTATTTTGAATCGGTCATCTGCCCGGAATGCCACGGCGAACGACTGAACGAGCTGAGCAGTAGCGTGACTGTGAACGGAACGCGCTTGCCTGAATTGTCCGCATCATCATTGACCAGCCTTACGAATTGGGTCAGCAAACTCGAAGAGAACCTGAAACATTCGGAGCAACTGTTGGCGGGTGTCTATGTCACAGATCTGAAGACCAAACTGAAACGGATCCTGAAATTGGGATTGGGCTATCTGTCGCTCGACAGGCAGACGATGACACTGTCGGGAGGGGAAGCGCAACGGCTAAGGCTGGCGGCTGTCCTCGATTCGGATCTGACGGGTGTCATCTATATCCTGGATGAACCGACAATCAGTCTGCATCCAAAAGATACTGAAGGGCTCCTGATTGTCCTGCGCTCGCTGAGGGACAAAGGCAATACGGTCCTAGTCATCGAACATGACACAGTTGTCATGGAGGCCGCGGACTACCTGGTCGATATCGGTCCGGGAGCCGGGAAATACGGGGGCGAAGTCATAGGATCTGGAACATTGCAGCAAATCAAGGAACAAGCGACATCCATAACCGGCGCCTACCTGAACAGAAAGCCTGAGGCGCGCGAATTTTTCCGCAAAGGATCCGGTGCGTTCATCGAAGTGAGGCAAGCGAACAAGCATAACCTCCAGAATCTGACAGTCCGTTTCCCTATCGGCTGTATGGTTTGTGTCACCGGCGTATCGGGGTCCGGGAAATCGACGCTCGTGTTCGATGTACTGGCGAAAGGAGACACTGCCCCTTCGGAGGAAAAGAATCAGGTGTGCGGGACCAGCTCGTTCGACCGGATTGTCGTCGTGGAACAGGCACCCCTCACCCGGATGAAGCGTTCGAATGTCGCGACCTATTCGGACGCCTACACGGAAATCCGGAAAATCTTCGGCCGGCAACAGACGGCCATCGAAAAGGGCTTTTCCGTCAATCACTTTTCCTTCAATGTGAAAGGGGGACGCTGCGATCATTGCGAAGGGTTGGGAGTCGTCACAAACAATCTGTTGTTTTTTGAAGATCAGGAAGTTCCTTGCCCTGTCTGTTCGGGCAAACGCTTCAAGGACGAGGTCTTGTCCGTGACTTACCGCGGCCATTCGATCACCGCAGTGCTGGGGTTGTCGGTTGAGGAAGGCGCGGAACTGTTTGCGGATTCGCCCAAAATCAGTGACATCCTGACTCTGCTGCAGGATGTCGGCCTTGGCTACCTCGAGCTCGGCCAGACGACAACGACTTTATCAGGCGGCGAAGCGCAACGGCTCAAGTTGGCAGTGGAACTCCTCGCAAATCGAGGGAAAAGGAATCTCTATCTGATCGATGAGCCTACTACCGGACTGCATCCGCTCGATGTGGAGAAGTTCCTGAAATTATTGGATCGGATGGTCGATTCCGGCAGCACTGTGGTCGTTGTAGAACACAATCAGCAGATCATCGGGGCCGCGGATTGGATCATCGACCTTGGTCCGGGTGGCGGAACCGCCGGCGGGAAAGTCATTGCGGAAGGAACCCCATCCGCTATCCGAAAAGACAAAAATTCAGTGACGGGAAAATTCATTTGA
- a CDS encoding RluA family pseudouridine synthase, translating into MKKTNQKKPINHKRNRQDKAVEPQKRPSTKGVTQYPVTEPSELLPFLLQVLSKQSRNSVKSILTRGQVTVDGKAITKHNHSLEPGQTVGILANKEALKKTSLSGLKILFEDESIIVINKDAGLLSMATDDPKEPTAYRQLSQYVKEDNKANRIFVVHRLDRDTSGVMLFAKSEELKEKLQNDWKEIVKERIYTALVEGEIKKDAGTISSWLTESKAMKVHSSPKDNGGKHAVTHYRKIRANKEYSLLEVELETGRKNQIRVHMESLGHPVAGDKKYGARTNPMKRLGLHASTLAFIHPVTGELVRFSAPVPKAFLLYSK; encoded by the coding sequence ATGAAAAAAACAAACCAAAAGAAACCAATCAACCATAAACGCAATCGTCAGGACAAGGCTGTAGAACCCCAAAAAAGACCATCCACCAAAGGGGTTACCCAATACCCCGTGACCGAACCAAGCGAATTGTTGCCCTTCTTGCTGCAGGTCCTCAGCAAGCAGAGCCGCAACTCGGTCAAATCGATCCTTACCCGCGGACAAGTGACGGTAGACGGCAAGGCCATCACCAAACACAATCACTCTTTGGAACCCGGACAGACTGTCGGCATTTTGGCGAATAAGGAAGCCCTCAAAAAAACTTCCCTGTCCGGTCTCAAGATCCTGTTTGAGGATGAATCGATCATCGTGATCAATAAGGATGCCGGTCTGTTGTCGATGGCGACCGACGATCCAAAGGAACCGACCGCTTATCGCCAATTGAGCCAGTACGTCAAAGAAGACAACAAAGCGAACAGGATCTTTGTCGTGCATCGTCTGGACAGGGATACCTCCGGCGTCATGCTGTTCGCAAAATCCGAAGAACTGAAAGAAAAGCTGCAAAATGATTGGAAAGAGATCGTCAAAGAACGCATCTATACCGCTCTTGTCGAGGGCGAAATCAAAAAGGATGCCGGCACCATCTCCTCGTGGCTGACCGAGAGCAAAGCCATGAAGGTCCATTCCAGTCCGAAAGACAACGGCGGCAAGCATGCCGTGACCCATTACCGGAAAATCCGCGCAAACAAGGAATATTCGCTCCTGGAAGTGGAGCTGGAGACCGGACGGAAGAATCAGATCCGCGTCCATATGGAATCTTTGGGCCACCCGGTTGCCGGAGACAAAAAGTACGGTGCCCGCACCAATCCGATGAAACGTTTGGGCCTGCACGCTTCCACACTCGCGTTCATCCATCCGGTCACCGGCGAACTCGTCCGCTTCAGCGCGCCCGTTCCGAAAGCCTTTCTGCTGTATTCGAAATAA
- a CDS encoding DUF1456 family protein → MNNNDILIRLRYALDIKDADMVEVFRLGGLELTKETVQKMLKNPKKDEATKAAGADAPSEDDQLACDNAALESFLNGLITSQRGKPQVKPGEPEPKPEFVLNNGNVNNMLLKKVKIALTLTNEDMLEILESAGVTVSKSELSAVLRKEGHRNYKPCGDRYARNFLKGLALRYRG, encoded by the coding sequence ATGAACAACAATGATATATTGATCCGCTTGCGCTATGCGTTGGATATCAAGGATGCGGATATGGTGGAAGTGTTCCGCTTGGGCGGACTCGAATTGACGAAGGAAACTGTGCAGAAAATGCTCAAAAATCCAAAAAAAGATGAAGCAACGAAAGCTGCCGGGGCTGATGCCCCATCGGAAGATGATCAACTGGCTTGCGACAATGCGGCCTTGGAATCATTCTTGAACGGGCTCATCACTTCCCAACGCGGCAAACCGCAAGTGAAGCCTGGCGAACCGGAACCAAAGCCGGAATTTGTGCTGAACAACGGGAACGTCAACAATATGCTGCTGAAGAAAGTCAAAATCGCGCTGACTTTGACAAACGAAGACATGCTTGAAATCCTTGAATCGGCAGGCGTCACCGTGTCGAAAAGCGAACTGAGCGCTGTTCTCCGCAAAGAAGGACACCGCAACTACAAGCCTTGCGGCGACCGCTATGCGCGGAATTTCCTGAAAGGGTTGGCGCTGCGTTACCGCGGATAG